The sequence AGAGTACAGCCGGCTGGTCGAGCTGTGCAGCGACATGAAAAGCGAGGCTGGTTTTGCCGGTACCCGCCACGCCGCTAAAGTGCACGGGGTAGCCCGCGTCCATATACGCCAATGCTCGGGCCGTCGTCCGTTGTACTTCCGGCGTCTGTACAAAGGAACGGCTAGGCACCGGCAAGAAGGCACCGTCCGTCTTCTGCGTGTGGATGGTTGTGGGCGTATGTTCTACGGCCTGTCGCATAAAAAGCCGGTCAGTTCAACAGAGAACGTGAAGACGAGCGCGTTGCTATCGCTAATGCCCCTAGGGGCGTAGACGTTCGAAGGAGAGCCGGTAAGACGAGGACCTGGGTCCAACCGTCCATCGACTCTCCTTCACTAGCACCCGCAGCGCGTGTGATAGCCTCGATACCTATTGCGACGCCGGTGAGGCCGCCATCGCCGTCAGGCCAATGCCTTCGGCATACTTCAGGTATGTTTCGACGGAGGCCACAACAATGCGCGCTTCAACGGAAACGAGTTCGATGCCCACCAACGAAACCCGGGCAAAAACATCGATGACGATTCCTTTGTCGAGAATGCGATCAACAACTTCTGCCAAACCGCTTGCGTCTGTAGACTTTTGGACTTCAGCCATGGAATGGTCCTCTGGTTTTGATTAGGAAGGTGACGAGGCAGCTGATTAGCACAACAAGAACTGCCTGCTTTTGATGATACGTACAGCGATTATAACGTAGCAAGGCGCGTGGTAAACTGCAACAGCTCATCCATACATGGGCAGAACGGTTTGCCGTACTGTGGCGGAGCCGAAAGGCGCACAAGCCACTTTCAAATAGTGCCAAATACCATTCCAGCCTTAACGGGGGGCCATGACGAGCCCAATCGTTCACGAGCCGTTCAATCGTTTACTAAGAGCCGTTACCTTTTTTCCGGGTCGGGGGGATCCGTGTCGTCCGTTCTGTCCTGGTCAAGCGCATCGCTGAGGCGCGCAATTTGAGATTCTAGACGCTGCATGCGGTCATCAAGCGATTCAAGGCGCTGCGCCGTTTCAGCGCGCGGGGGGGAGGCCTCAGGATCGTTGGAGCTAAGGCGCCCATGATTGGCCGTTAGGTAATCGGCATGCCGCCACCAATCCATGCCCATCTCCTGGGCCTTATCCACCGAGCAAATGATGAGTCTGATTTGTATGGTAAGCAGCTCTACGTCGTTAAGGTTCACGCGGATGTCTCCGGCGACGACAATGCCAGTTTCCAGCACGCGCTCCAAGATGTCGGCGAGGGTATCGGAATTGGCGAGCGACGTACGGCGAGAAGAACGAGGCATGGCGGAGACGTAAGCAAAACGATAGAAGAACAATATTGGCGGCGGTTGCTGGTGTCAAGCACAACAGCCCGCAAGCGGTGCTCACTCCATAGCACTGGTTTCAATAGTGCCCAGCGGGAGCGACAAGTCAGACGGACTGAGGTCGAACACCTCACACAAGTGCTCGATCTCTGCGGCTTGCTGTTGTAGCGCCTGGCCGAGCCGCTCAATTTCGTCATCGGTAAGCGTGCCATTGTCCATACGCCGAAGGGTTTGTTTTTCCAGCAGCTCATGGATCAGATTGATTACCGATAGCACAAGGTGGGCAAGACCGTTTGTGGTCGTGCCATCCGTTGTATTGGAGGGAAACGTGGGGTCATCATTCATAACAGCTTAAACGTATCGAGACAGCATGCAACGCGAAGCACTAACCGAGCCCCAAGCACTAGCCATTGGA comes from Salisaeta longa DSM 21114 and encodes:
- a CDS encoding gas vesicle protein K, with the protein product MNDDPTFPSNTTDGTTTNGLAHLVLSVINLIHELLEKQTLRRMDNGTLTDDEIERLGQALQQQAAEIEHLCEVFDLSPSDLSLPLGTIETSAME
- a CDS encoding gas vesicle protein; this encodes MPRSSRRTSLANSDTLADILERVLETGIVVAGDIRVNLNDVELLTIQIRLIICSVDKAQEMGMDWWRHADYLTANHGRLSSNDPEASPPRAETAQRLESLDDRMQRLESQIARLSDALDQDRTDDTDPPDPEKR
- the gvpA gene encoding gas vesicle structural protein GvpA, encoding MAEVQKSTDASGLAEVVDRILDKGIVIDVFARVSLVGIELVSVEARIVVASVETYLKYAEGIGLTAMAASPASQ